GCCTTCCGCTTGTGATGCGGGGTCCTACCTCTGCAGCTTTGGGTGTCTGAGTCCGAGGCAGCGCTAAGGATGAGGTCACTCTGGAGGGCGGCCCCGGGTTCCAGGTGTGGGGGCATTACCAGACCTTGAGGAACGTGAAGGATCGCCTGGGCACATGCTCAGGGCGCGACGTTCAGTGAAAAGTCatgtttcggccgggcgcggtggctcaagcctgtaatcccagcactttgggaggccgagacgggcggatcacaaggtcaggagatcgagaccatcctggctaacacggcgaaaccccgtctctactaaaaacacaaaaaattagccgggcgaggtggcggcgcctgtggtcccagctactcgggaggctgaggcaggagaatggcgggaacccgggaggcggagcttgcagtgagctgagatctggccactgcactccagcctgggcgacagagcgagactccgtctcaaaaaaaaaaaaaaaaaagaaaaaaaaaagaaaagtcatgttTCAGAGCCACACACGAATCACATTTCCTTATCTCTGCACAGTGACCGTGGATTTTTAAACCTCTCATCCGCTCCCCTGATTCCCCAGGGTGCCGGAGCGCTCCATTGAAATGCGCGTTGCGTTTGGCTGCGGGCCGCGACTGCAATCTCAGAACAATGCCCAGTGTTTCAAAACAACATATTTGTGCAAAAAGAAGGCCCCCAGATCTCAGGAAGCGGGAAACAGCTGAAGAAAAAGAACGCCGGCGAAGGGAAAGGACAGGTGTTCCCGTGGGAGGACCGGGGGACCGGGCCCGCCGTCCGTCGCTCGGCTGCAGGTGGGGCCCGGCCGCCCCCGATGAGCCCCGCCCCGCACCGCGCCCGCCCCGCCTGCACCCAACGGGCAAGTCCACCGCTCGCCCCCTACGCAAAGGAAAGCTGCAGCCCGGCGCCCACGGAGGACGACCCGTACCGCGGCCAGGGCGGGGCGCGGCCATGAAGGGCAGGGCCAGGCGAGGGGTGGGGCCTCGGTGGGTGTGGTCGTGCGGGGCGGGGCCGCGGCGGGGGGCGGGGCCTGTCGCCAGGAACGGGGAGAGAAGGGCCGTGGTCAAGAGAGGACCGAAGAGAGGGGCGGGGCTACCTCCCAGGCGAAGACCATGAGGGGAAGTGCTCACGCGGGGCGGGGCCACGTGTGGGGGCGTGGTTGTTGGGGGCGGGGCCTGTCACAGAGAAGGGCCATGGTTAAGAGAGGACCGAAGAGAGGGGCGGGGCTGCCTCCGAGGCGAAGACCGTGGGGGACGTGCTCAAGCGGGGCGGGGCCACGTGTGGGGGCGTGGTTGTCAGGGGCGGGGCCACGGGAGGGGCGTGTCCCGGCTTCTAGAGCCCGCAGGGCAGCCGTGCCCTTGCTGGAGACCGGTGCCTGGGGCAGGTGGGGGCCCCGGGGGTTTCCAGCCACAAGGAGGTGTGGACAGTTGGGAAATTGGGGCCGGCGCACGGTCTGCGCTGCCCTCCACCCCCCAGCAGCAGATCCCTGCCCCTCGCCCGGTCCAGCATCTCACTCTCCCGCCCCACTCTCTCCACGGGTAGAAGTTTCAGGATGTGCCGCAGAAGGGAAGGGGCGCGGCCGGAGGGACCCCCGCCCCGCGATTCCGGCGCCACCTGACCTGCGGGCACCCCTGTCCTCCTGCTTCATCGGCCTCAATATTCCTCGGGTCGGGACTCTGGCCCCCGCTGCCAGGGCGCCAGGCACGGACAGCGGGGAGGCGGCACCAGGGAAGCCCGGAAAGCAGGCTGAGACGCACTGACCAGCTGGGGCGCCACGGGCCGGAGCCTCCGTTTCCCTCTCTGCAAAGCAGGCTCGGCCAAGGAGTAAGCGGGCCCGCTGCGGAGGGTTTGGCAGTGGGGCCAGGGCTAACCCCGGTGTGTGGGCAAACACCTGCCGCCCGTCCTCAGCGCCCGGTAGCCTCAGGCCCCAGCTCCAGCCAGCGCGCCCTGGCCTGTCCTGCCTTGCACGGGACGTCCGCCCCAACCCCACCCAACCCCCGGAGCTGTGTAACCCAGGGACAAGGGTCTGCCCCTCCCAGGGGACGCCCAGCTCGATCCAGTGTGCCCACCACTGTCTCGGCGACCGGCCAGCCAGGCATAGAGTGGGCATCCTATTCAGGGGAGAGATGGGTGAAGCACACAGGAAAGGGGCGTGCGGTGTGGCAGCCTGGGCCTCCCGGCCTTGCCGGACTATGGAGACGGCTGCTGGGACGGGCGGGAGTCAGGCTCCTCAGTGCCAGGACTGGACGCTGTGTCTGCCACTCTGGGGCACTCAGCATTTCCAGGTGGATGGCAGCAACGTCCCTCAGTGTCCTTCACAAAACCCTCCCGAGCCGGGACTCACTCCGTGCCCGCCTGGACTGGGGCCAAGCATCCTGGCCTACATATCCCAAGAGGTTGCAGCGCGGGGCAGCACCCCAGGGATTCAGTCACTTCTGTCCTCACCAGAGGCAGCTCTTCACCTGAtgaagcttttttctatttttagagagtcttgctttgtcacccaggctggagtgcctcaGTGGTGtgtcctcagctcactgcaacctctgctttccgggtcaagcaatcctcctgcctcagcctcctgagtagctgggactacaggcatgcaccaccatgcctcgcttatttttctggtatttttagtagagatagggtttcatcctgttggccaggctggtctcaaactcctgaccttggtcTCTGAAAGTgccggggttacaggcatgagccaccacgcccagccctgaagTTGAATTTAAGTTTTGGGAACATTCAAACCCGTTTTGGTGATGCCCAGGTGCCTTCGGGTGCCTCCTAACTGGCTACCCAGCCTCTGGCTCTCACCCAGCCTCCTGGAGGCAGCCAACACCAACCCTGGTCACTGACTGGACCACATCAGACCCCAGACCAAACACTGGCTTTACCTTCAGAGCCTAGACTCCTTGGCCCTCTGGCACGTAGACCCTGGCAGCGGCTTCCGCGGGATGGCACTCTCCTTCGTCACTTGTTCCAAATGCAGAGCTTTAAAAACTCCCCTTCCCACTGACCAGCGGCTCCACTTCTGAGTGTTAGTGCTGAGAAAATGTCAGATATGCACAACGATGTAGCTCACACGTCACTGGGCTACATCTCAACTTAAATACGCAATGACATGAACAATTTATAGAAGACATCCTTCCCATGGAGTATGGCGCAGCCATCAAACCATTGTGCATAAAACATGGTAATGGCTTAGCAAGGCGCTCACAAGCTACAATGCAAGAGGGGAAAATAGAAGAAGTGCTCCTACTAGGTCCTaacttcccccttcccctcttccctctctctcccctctcctgtagttgtataaaaacatttcaaatatttggccaggcgtggtggctcatgcctgcaatcccagcactttgggaggccgaggcgggtggatcacctgaggtcaggagttcgagaccagcttggccaacatggtgaaaccctgtctctactaaaaatacaaaaagttagccaggcgtggtggcgggtgactgtaatcccagctactcgggaggccgaggcgggagaatcgcttgaacctgggaagcagaggttgcagtgaactgagattgcatcattgcactccagcttgggcaacaagagtgaaactgtctttaaaaaaaaaaaaaaaaaaaaaaaaaaaaaaaaaaagtcaaatatttataatGGTTGCCTGTGAACCAGATTATGAGTCTtatgctaattctttttttttttttttttttttttttttttttgagacggagtctcacgctgttgcccaggctggggtgcagtggcgcgatctcggctcactgcaagctccacctcccgggttcccgccattctcctgcctcagcctcctgagtagctgggactacaggcgcccgccaccgcgcccggctaattttttgtatttttttagtagagacggggtttcactgtggtctcgatctcctgaccttgtgatccgcccgcctcggcctcccaaagtgctgggattacaggcttgagccaccgcgcccggcgagtcTTATgctaattctttatatttttctgtattttccaacttttataaAATGAACGTATTATTTTCATGAACAGGTTGCCTCTTGGGGACCCAGAAGACCAGCTTCCACTGTGTCCCCCAGCAGCCCTTCCCTCCACCCACCAAGAAGGCTGAGTCACTGACGAAGCCGGGAGTACAGCAATGCCCCTTATCCGTGGTTTCGCTTTTTCATAGTTTCGGTTACCCACAGTCGACCATGGTTCGAAAATATCAGTAAAATAAGTTCagtaagtttgttttttgtttggttctagaaacagggtctcactctgttgcccaggctggtatgcaatggtgcagtcttggctcactgcagcctccacctccctaggcttaagcgatcctcccttctcagactcctgagtagctgggactacaggcacacagcaccatggccagctaattttacAGTAAGATGTtttgagagaggagagagatcaTATTCACAAAACTTTTATTACATTATATTGTCATCATTGTCCTactattagttattgttgttaatctcttactgtgcctcaTTTGTAAATTAGACTGTAtcatagatatatacatataggaAAAAACACAGTATATATAAGATTCAGTACtctctgcagtttcaggcatccactgggggtcatGGAATTTGTCCCCTGTGGATAAGGGGATTTATGTGTAAAGGAATCTCCAACATAAAGATGAGTTCACAATCAGAACTGCCAAGCACACGAGCTTCCCACTGCGGCTGAAACAGATCGCCACAAATGTGGCGGCTTCAGCCGCACAATTTActccctcacagttctggagtacAGAAATCAAAATGGGCCTCAGTGGGCTAGAATCAAGGAGTCGGCAGTGCTGGTTCCTCTGGAGGCCATAggagagaatctgtttccttgtctttttcagcTTCCAGAAGCCACCTGCCTCCCTCAGCTCACGGCCCCCTCTCCACCTACAAAGCCAGCAGCAGAGCCTCTCTCTGACCctcttgcttccttcttttttttttttttttttttttttgagacggagcctccctctgtcacccaggctggagtgagtggcgcgatctcagctcactgcaagctctggttcccgggttcacaccactctcctgcctcagcctcccgagtagctgggactacaggcgcccgccaccgcgcccagctaattttttgtattttttagtagagacggggtttcaccgtgttcgccaggatggtctcgatctcccgacctcgtgatccgcccgcctcggcctcccaaagtgctgggattacaggtgtgattttctttttttaacgcATTCCCATCGTTAAGCACTTGCTTCCATATTATAAGGAGTCTGTGATGATATTAGGGCCACCTAGATAATCCGAGATAATCTCCCATCTCAAGAGTCTCAGCTTACTCATATCATCACTGTCCCTTTTTGCCACTTAAGGTCCCATATTCACAGGTGCCGGAGATCAGGACCAGGACAtctttggaggccattattcagCTACCACATCAAGCATGGAAGACGGCCAAGGCAGAAAGGAAACGCCAGCGCAATCGAGGGAAGGAGTCACCCCACTCCCGCCCCTGGGAAACATAACTGAGAAAGCAATTAGGAGATTCTGGAATGTGTGTAGACATCTCGGAGACAGCCAGGGAATGCTGGTGTGTGTAGACATCTCAGAGAGAGCCAGGGGAATGCTGGTGTGTGCAGACATCTCAGAGAGAGCCTGGGGAATGCCGGTGTGTGCAGACATCTCAGAGAGAGCCTGGGGAATGCCGGTGTGTGCAGACATCTCAGAGAGAGCCAGGGGAATGCCGGTGTGTGCAGACATCTCAGAGAGAGCCAGGGAATGCCGGTGTGTGCAGAGAGGGATTCGctggagaaagaaaaggcacagtacaaacatgaattcaaataaaaGGCCACAGTGAAGGGACTGAGTAGCAAAATGGATGAAGATGAAAACATTGACAGGATGAAGACTGAGCCCAGGAAGGAGACTCTGCAGATTGTGGACCTAGAAATAAATTGTCAAggaaaagctgagaaactggTGGCGAGATCCACAAGTTGTTGTAGCCATCCGGCAGGCATTCCAGAAGGGCggagagggaggagggcagagaggaggccccacccacaaacagacacacaggcgcacacagatgcacactcacacacaccacacagacatgcacaccacacacacacatcacacagacacatacataccacacacacacagatgcacacaccaGACCCACACTATACATACACACCCCACGTACACACCACAGAcccacagatgcacacacacaccacacacacagatgcacacaccacacagatgCATAGATGCACTCACCCaccacccatacacacacatacaaaccacATAGACACACcccccacatacacaccacacatacacagagatgaacacacacacatgcatcacacagaaagacagatacacaagcatacacagatacataccacacatacacacagatgaacacacacaccacatagaCACTACCCAcctacacataaacacacacagatacagacacacagacatacacacacaggaaaaTTTTCCCCAAACTGAAGAGAAATGTAAGTTTTCAGGTTAAaaggggaaaacaaaatattgacCTGACACATGATAGCTAGTCTTTAAAACTGTAATGATAAAGAcaaatcttattattattattatttttttttttttttgagacggagtctcgctctgtcgcccagactggagtgcagtggcgcgatctccactcactgcaagctccgccttcccgggttcccgccattctcctgcctcagcctcccgagtagctgggactacaggcgcccgccacctcgcccggctagttttttgtatttttttagtagagacggggtttctccgtgttagccaggatggtctcaatctcctgacctcgtgatccgcccgtctcggcctcccaaagtgctgggattacaggcgtgagccaccgcgcccggccaaagacaAATCTTAAAACCTGAGAGGGGAATTGTGTCCCCACAAAAAGTATGTTCAAGCCCTGCCCCCAGCAGCTGGGAGTGTGGCTTGACTTGGAAATAGTCTTTCCAGATGTGATCAGGTTGACAATAGGTCTCCCTGGATTAGGATGTGTCCCATGGccagtgactggtgtccttagacAGAGCAGGAGATCTGGACACACAGACACCGGGAGGAGGCCACGTGGTGGGAGAGGTGGATGTTGGAGCCATGCAGCAGCGAGCCAAGGACTGCCGGGGACCGCTGGCAGGTGCCCGAGCGAGGAGATGGGCATGTGGCTGGCCCTGCCCTGGAGGCCTCAGAAGAGCACATCCCGCCCCCACCCCGACTTctggacttccagcctcaagAACAGTGAGAGAATAAGTGTCTGCTGTGCTAAGTTACCAGGTTCGTGTCAGGAAACTAatgcaggaggcagggagggagggaagggaggaggaggaggagaggaaggctATGAGGCAAAAAAGGAACACAAATCAGATTGACATGTACAACTGGAGTATAAAGACCAAGGGGTGACGGCTTCAAATCTGTCCGCAGTCATCATCTTTCAAGCATGAGAGGAATTCCAGGCACTTGCCTGGACTCCCACCCTGACTCAGGGAGTTTGCCCCCACAAGCCCGCTTAAGGGAAGGAATGATGGGACAACACTGTTCACGAGAAAACAAAAGGCCCTGGAATGAAGCCGCACAGCAGGCAGAGGCCAGCGAAGTGTGCACCAGAGTCCACAGGCACTGATTAAACCGAAGAGCGCAGGGCAGCCACCATCCCTGTTATCTGTGTCTCCTtagccctctctccctcccaaatCCTTCTACGATAAAGGGAAAGGAATTGTAAAAACCTCCCCCTAAAGGGGAAAagtccacaagaaaaaaaaaaaaaaagctggggagGAGACAACAGTAGAagagaggttttgtttttttttggtgggggactgagtctctgtcacccaggcagagtGAACctttgcttcccgggttcacaagattctcctgcctcagcctcctgagtagctgggattacaggcgtgtgccaccacgcccggctaatttttgtatttttagtagagatgggatttcaccacattgcccaagctggccttgaactcctgacctcaagtggtccacccacctcggcctcccaaagtattgggatcacaggcgtgagccgctgcacttGGCAAGATAAGAGGTTTTGATGTCCCCCACATTTTAACCCAAAGCCGAGGAGGGTGACTGACTTAGCAGGTGTAGCTGTCAGCCTCAGGGGAGCTCTGCTGTGGCAACAAACAGCCCTGGAATCCCAGTGGCTCCGGCAGCCCAGGCTGCTTCCTCACATAGGCACACGCCTATCCCGGATGCTCTGCTGCTGTCTCACACTCCATCCTCCTCCCACTTTACCCCAGGAGCCAGCAGCCCTCCCTGAGACAGAGCTGTCCTGTGCCAGAAAGGGGCACAGCTCCTCAAATGTCTGCTGGG
The sequence above is drawn from the Macaca mulatta isolate MMU2019108-1 chromosome 12, T2T-MMU8v2.0, whole genome shotgun sequence genome and encodes:
- the LOC106992799 gene encoding uncharacterized protein LOC106992799 isoform X1; translated protein: MENTGGGRWVVSGSGSLWASPSWSGTLVSPWEWVPEGNPQVPWTLKEGWGRLLTLPQETPSHTVGPPILAMKPGGSREVGELRTTLRATGGPFGESDSDSRCQSPWGCPCHALAALHHQGGSPSKEVSPPPGLSGCRSAPLKCALRLAAGRDCNLRTMPSVSKQHICAKRRPPDLRKRETAEEKERRRRERTGVPVGGPGDRARRPSLGCRWGPAAPDEPRPAPRPPRLHPTGKSTARPLRKGKLQPGAHGGRPVPRPGRGAAMKGRARRGVGPRWVWSCGAGPRRGAGPVARNGERRAVVKRGPKRGAGLPPRRRP
- the LOC106992799 gene encoding uncharacterized protein LOC106992799 isoform X2; the protein is MKPGGSREVGELRTTLRATGGPFGESDSDSRCQSPWGCPCHALAALHHQGGSPSKEVSPPPGLSGCRSAPLKCALRLAAGRDCNLRTMPSVSKQHICAKRRPPDLRKRETAEEKERRRRERTGVPVGGPGDRARRPSLGCRWGPAAPDEPRPAPRPPRLHPTGKSTARPLRKGKLQPGAHGGRPVPRPGRGAAMKGRARRGVGPRWVWSCGAGPRRGAGPVARNGERRAVVKRGPKRGAGLPPRRRP